GGGTCAGCGACAACCGCCGCCGGTGGAAACAGACGCTGCTGGTGGCCGAGATCGTCAGTTGTACGTTTACGCTTACGCTCCTGTTATTGGCCGTGTTGCAGTTCGATAAACTCCGCAACGGCGATTTCGGGTTCGAACATGACCGTATCGTATATACATATGTCAAAACGCCTTTGGGCAACATTTCTTCGGTCTGCGACGCCGTTGCTTCGCTACCCGAAGTCGACGCTGCCGGAGCTTCGCTCGAGGTGCCGCTTTGGGGATATTCGGGAATGCCCTGCATTGACGAAAACTCCAAGGAATTGCTTTTCTCCTGCCGCTGGCTGCTTTGCAACGAGGGCTTTATACCTGCGATGCGGATGCACCTTGTCGGCGGCCGGAACTTTACGCCTTCGAGCAACCCCCTGGAGGCGATCGTAAACGAAACCTACGTCCGTATGCGCGGATGGACGCCCGAACAGGCATTGGGGCATCAGATTACCGACGACTCCTCGCCCGGGGCTCCTCTTTATACGATCGTGGGCGTCGTAAAGGATTTCAGGACGGTCGTGGCTACGGGAGAGGTCGAACCGATCGTGTTCCATCCGTTCAGCTATTTCCAGAAGTTCGGTGCCACGGACGATTATATGCTGGACTATTCCATGATGATCCGCCTGCGCGGGATGTCGCCCGAGTCGCTGGAGGCCGTGCAGCGCAAGATCGGAGAATACCCTTCGGGCAACAATCATACGCTCGAAGTTTACGACAACAAACTGGGCCCCATCCTTTTCGAGATACGCAGTTTCCGCAATATCGTCTTTACCGTGAGCGGCATCACCCTGCTTATCGCCCTGATGGGGCTCGTGGGCTATCTGGGCGACGAAATGCGCCGCCGCAGCAAGGAGATCGCCCTGCGCAAGGTCAACGGGGCTTCGACGGCTGACGTGCTGCGCCTGTTGGCGCGCGACGTGCTGTGGATCGCCGTTCCGTCCGTGGTCGTCGGGGCCGCCGTAAGCCGCTGGGGTGCAGACCTGCTGGTCAGCAACTTCGTCGAGCGTGTGGCGCTCCGCTGGTGGCTCTTCGCCCTGTGCGGGGCAGTGGTGCTGTTGATCGTCTGCACCGTGCAGCTCGTCCGCACGTGGCGCATCGCCAATGCCAACCCGATTAACATGATTAAAACCGAATAGTGTGTTATGAAGATCGCATTTCGTAATTTTCTGACTACGCTGCGGCGCTACAAAATTTCGTCGCTGCTGAACGTCATAGGCCTGACGCTGGCATTTACCGCGTTCTACGTCATCATGACGCAGGTCTGGTGGGAGCTGGGTTACAACCGCTCGCTGCACGAAGCCGACCGTATTTATCTCGTGGAGAACGAGGACTGGTACGAGCCCGGGAAATGGTCGTCGTGGCTTAACCGGCCGGTGCCCGAGCGTGTCATCGCTTCGACGGCGGGGGTCGAAGTCGGGGGCTGCATGTGGGGTGGTTTCGGCTCCGGAACCTGTTGGACGAGCAACGAGCCTTCGTTCGGGTATAATAAGTTTTCTGCTTCCTGCGGTTCGGTATCGCTGCCTTTCCTCGATGTTTTCGCTTTCCGTTCGGTCGAGGGCGATGTGCATGACCTCGGAAAACCGAAGAGCGTCATCGTTTCCCGCGAGGCGGCCGAACGGATGCGGGTCGGCGTGGGCAGCCTCATATGGGTCGACACCGACGAACCCCAGCCCGACGGGGCGATGGAAGTCGTGGCGGTTTTCGAAGACTTTCCGGACAATTCGTTGCTGGGAGAGTGCGAGGTGGTGAAAAATCTGGGCGAAACGAACCTTTATACCACTTCGGAGTGGAGTTTCAATTATTTCGTCAAATTCAGGCCCGGTGCCGATCCCGACGAGTTTGCGCGCCAGTGGACGAACGTGAACCAGGAGATGCAGCGCGAGGCGGCCGAGAAACGTGCGGCGGCCGGGGACGCCGCAGATGACGACGACGAATCGGGTATCTACGGCGTGCGCCTTTCTCCGGTATCGGAACTCTATTTCGAGTCGGATTCACAGGCGCCCTGCCGGCAGGGGTCTGTCGTCACGACCTATACCCTGCTGGGTATTGCCGTGTTGGTTATCGTGCTGGCTTTCATCAACTTCGTCAACTTCTTCTTCGCGCTGGTGCCGGTGCGCATCCGTACCGTCAATACGTTCAAGGTCTTCGGCGCTCCCGCCTCGTCGCTGCGCTTCAATTTCGTTTTCGAGGCGTTCGGGCTCGTCCTGATCGCTTTGCTGGCGGCCTGGTACGTTTCCTTTGCCTTGCAGGGCACCGAATTCGCCAGCTACATTTCCGCATCGCTGGCGCTGTCGCAGAATTTGGAAGTCGTGGGGCTGGTAGCCGTTGTAGCTTTCGTCATGGCGCTCGCCGCCAGCCTCTACCCGGCGTGGTATATCACGTCGTTCGCCCCGGCGCTGGTCGTCAAGGGATCCTTCGGCGGAACCCGCAGCGGCCGCCGGCTGCGTACGCTGCTGCTGGGCGTGCAGTTCTTCATCTCCATCGGGCTGATCATCGCGACCAGTTTCATTCGCCTGCAACACGACTACATGATGCACTATGACATGGGTTTCGACAAGGAAAACCTCCTCGCCGTGCGGCTTTCCGAACGTGGGGCGGCAAGTTATGACGCCCTTCGGCAGAAACTTCTATCCGACCCTCAGGTAAAGGATGTTACGGGAGCTACGAGCCGTTTGGTGTCGGTCGGGCGTATGGGCTGGGGCCGGGAGTTCAAGGGCCGTCAGGTCGCTTTCCAGAGTTATGTCGTACAACCTGATTTCTTGCGCGTGATGGGTATCCCGATTACCGACGGACGCGATTTCCTGGAGAGCGACTTCGACAAGGAACTCGGAACGATGATTTTCAACGAAGCGGCGCGGCGGGAATTTGAAATGCAGGTCGGCGACCGTATCAACGGTTTCGTGTCGCCCGACGAGCAAATTGTAGGTTTCTGTGCCGATTTCAACTTCAAGCCCCTGCAATACGGTGTATCGCCCTTCTGTTTCTATCTTCTTCCGAAGAAAATCCAGCAGGAAAATTACTGGCACCTGCCTCATGTGGTCTATGTGCGGATGACGCCCGGAGCCGATATTGCGGCTGTTACCGCCCATATCCGCCGCTGTATCGCGGAGGTCGATCCCCGCACGGAGCCGGGCGATATCGTCGTCCGTGTTTTCGACGAGGAGCTGGGCCTCGAGTACGACAACGAACGCAAACTGACGGCCATCGTCGGGCTGTTCGCGCTGTTGGCCGTCGTGATCGCCCTGATGGGCGTCTTCGGGCTGGTGCTGTTCGAGACGCAGCACCGCCGCCGCGAAATCGCCGTGCGCCGGGTAATGGGGGCTTCGCGGGGCGAAATCCTCGCCATGTTCAACCGCCGCTACGTCATGCTGGTCGCCGTGTGTTTCGTGCTGGCCGTCCCGGTAAGCATCTGGGCCGTCAGGCACTGGCTCGCAGGCTTCGCCTATGCCGTGCCGCTGTACTGGTGGGTCTTTGCCCTGGCACTGGCGGGGGTGCTGGCCGTCACGGCTCTCACCGTCACCGTCCGCTCGTGGCGTGCCGTTAACGAAAACCCGGCCGAATCCGTGAAATCCGAATAAATCAAATCAATATCAACAATAAAAACCTGTTTGTTATGTCAATGCTGAAAGTTGAGAACCTCAAGAAGGTTTTCCGTACCGAAGAGATCGAGACCATCGCACTGAACGGCGTGACGTTCGAAGTGAAGGAGGGTGAATTCGTCGCCGTCATGGGTCCCTCGGGCTGCGGCAAGTCCACGCTGCTCAATATCCTGGGGCTTCTGGACAATCCCACCTCGGGCAGCTATACGCTGCTCGACCACGAGGTCGCCGGGTTCAAGGAGAAAGACCGCACGAAATTCCGCAAGGGGAATATCGGGTTTGTCTTCCAGTCGTTCAACCTGATCGACGAACTGAATGTCTTCGAGAACGTCGAGCTGCCGTTGATCTACATGCGCGTCAAGGCGTCTGAGCGCAAGCGTCGTGTCAACGAGATCCTGAGCCGCATGAATATTTCGCACCGCGCCGAACACTTCCCCCAGCAACTCTCGGGCGGACAGCAGCAACGTGTGGCCATCGCCCGTGCCGTGGTGTCGAACCCCAAGCTGATCCTGGCCGACGAGCCCACGGGTAACCTCGACTCGAAGAACGGCCGCGAGGTGATGGAACTGCTTTCGGAGCTGAACCGCGAGGGTACGACCGTCATCATGGTGACCCACTCGCAGCACGATTCGACTTACGCGCACCGGGTGCTGCACCTGTTCGACGGCGAGCTGGTCAAGGATCTCGCCAACAAACTGTAATTTCTGTCCCTGACCGATAAAAAGTTCATTCCATAAGCGGGGAGGCCGGAGTATTCCGGCCTCTTTTGTGCCGTCCCTGTTCGTGTCCCGTGCGGAGCCTGTTGTGTTTCCGGGGTACGGGCGGCACGCGGCGGTGCCGGACTGTGCGGCCCGAATACCTTTCCGGGGAGGGGCTCCGGGGAAGGGCGGGCATGTCGATGCAGCCACGGGTTGCGGGTGACAGCGGCAGGGTGCAAAGATTCGGGAGATAGGCTTCCGGAACGTCGAAGTACATAATTGCCGGTAATTATACGCCCCCGGATGCCGCCCGGAGCCGTTTCGGGTCATTTTAGGTATTTTCGCGTATTGACCTTTTGCGCCGGAATCACGACTTTTGTGAACCCAAACGACCTTGTTTATGAGAATGATTTTGCCCGTATTGCTGCTGCTCGGCGTAATTGGAGCCGCTCGTGCACAGCAACCCGACACACAATCCGCGACAGCTTCGGTTGAGGAACTTTCGGCGGAAATCGCGGCGCTCAAAGCCAAAACGTCCACCTGGGACAAAGTGCTGGCCGCCCTGCCGAAAATTTCGGGATATGTCCAGACCGGTTACGAATGGAGCGACAATTCGTCGACCTTTTTTATCAAACGCGTACGTCTGAACCTGGCGGGCGCCATCGCTCCGAAACTGGATTACCGTGTCCAGATCGAATTCGCTTCGCCGAAAATCGTCGACGCCTACCTGTGTTACAAACCGTTCGATGAGCTCAACGTCCAGCTGGGCGAATACAAGCTGCCTTTTTCGATCGAGAATACCGACTATGTGCCGCTCAGATATGAGTTCATCGAATACCCCCTTTCGTTGCGCAAACTGATGGGTTTCAACGACCTCTGCGGGCTTTCGGCCACTGGCCGCGACATGGGCGCGCAGCTGTTCGGAGGATTTTTCAAGCGCGACGGGTACAGTATCCTGAACTACAACTTCGGCGTTTTCAACGGCGAGGGGCTGAACGTCAAGGATAAGAACAAAAGCAAGGACATCGTGGCGCGCCTTACGGTCAAGCCCGTCGCCGGATTGCAGTTCGCGGGATCGTACTACTGGGGCGAGTACGGCGAGGATTACCTGAAGCGCATCCGTTACGGTGCCGGTGCCTGCTACGATTACGGGCGCCTCGTCCTGCGCGGCGAATACATCTGCGGCACGACGGGCGGCCTCGACAGCGAGGGGTGGTATGCCGTGGCCGGCTGGCGCGTGGCTCGGACATTGTTGCCGACGGTGCGGTACGATACCTTTCTCGAAGACTGCTCCCGCGGTTCGAGCCGCCAGACCAATTATACGGCCGGGCTTACGTGGCAACCTGTGAAATACCTGCGCTGCCAGCTGGATTATACCTACGAAGATTTCGCCGCGCGGGGTGTCGCCGGTCGCAATGTGGTGGCACTGATGCTCTCCGGCATATTTTAACCTGAAAAAATGATAAAGATGAAAAAGTGGATGGAACAATTCCGGGTCGAGGACTGGGTGGTGGTCTGGGTGAGCATTCCCCTGCTGGTGCTGGCCGCGGTCGCACCTTCCGCGCTGCCCAAAGTCCCCGCGACGCTGCTGGGCGGCGCTGCGTGGAGCAATATCGCCTGTCTCTTCGCCATCGTGCTGGTGGTGCTCTATGCCGGGTGCCTGATGCTGCGGCGACCGCTCAGGGGGCTGCTTGCGTCGCTCGTGGTCGTCTTCGCCGTCTCGTTGCTGGCGCAGATCGTCGCCAAGATCCCCTCCGTGTCGTATTACGGCTTCGAATCGGTATTCTTTTCGGTGCTCTTCGGGTTACTGATCCGCAACGTGTGGCATGTTCCCGCGTGGCTGAAACCCGCGATCCAGGGTGAATTCTACATCAAGATCGGCGTCGTGTGCCTCGGTGCCACGATCCTCTTCAGCGATGTGATGAAATCGGGTGTCTTCGGCCTCGTGCAGGCCTGCCTGGTGGTCGCCGTCGTGTGGTTCTTCGCCTTCCGGCTTTCGCGCCGCATGAAGGTCGACGAACGCTCGGCGATGATCCTTTCGAGCGGCGTGTCGATCTGCGGCGTGTCGGCCTGTATCACGGCGGCCCGCGTGGCGGGCGGCGACGACCGGAAACTTTCGTACATCGTTTCGTTGGTACTGATCGTCGTCGTGCCGATGATCTATCTGATGCCGTGGCTGGCGCATGTGATCCTGCCGCATATTTTCGACGATCCGCATGTCGTGCAGGAGGTTGCCGGGGCGTGGATCGGCGGTACGATCGACACTACGTCGGGTGTCGCCGCATCGAGCATGATCGTGGGCGAGGTGGCCAACCAGCATGCCGTCATCATCAAGGCTGCGCAGAACGTACTGATCGGTGTGGTGGCGTTCTTCATCGCGCTTTACCTCTCGACACGCCGCGGCGATAAGACCGGGCAGGCCCCGTCACTGGGGATCGTGTGGGAGAAATTCCCCAAATTCATCATCGGATTCGTTGCCGCATCGCTGGTGTTCAGCCTATTGCAGGGAAACGGCCTCTTTACGGCCGATGCCAAGGGTAAACTTGCCGAGCCGGGTGTCGCCAAAATGTTCTCGACGGTATTCTTCTCGCTGGCCTTCGTCTGCGTGGGGCTCGATACGCGCCTCAAGGATATCGTTTCCCGGGAGAACCGCAATCTCCTGTGGGCGTTCCTCGCCGCCCAGACTTTCAATATCGTCGTTACGCTCCTCATCGCGCTCGTGCTGTTCGGCGTACTGAAACCGATGCTGGGATAATCCCCGGCAGATGCCTTTCCATAGCCCCCGGAACTTCTGTCCCGGGGGCTTTTCATGCTTCCGGCCGGGCTGTAATGCTCGTCTGTCGTCTGTCGTCTGTCGTCTGTCGTCTGCCGTCTGCCAACCCTGCCCCGTCGATCCGTCCGTCCTTTCCGTGCGTTCGCTGTCCTGTCCGCCGTGTCCTGCCGGCTCCGTTTGTCTGTGGCCTGCTCTGTCCTGCCTGTCCGGTTTGCGGCCTACACGTCTGTCGAGTCCCGTCCGCCAGTGCCTTGTGCTGCGAGGGATTTTCTTGTCCGGAATACCTTGGACGCAATGCCGTTATGGCCGAATAACATATTTTTCAGCCTTTTTAAATTGTCCGATGGTTAGTTTTGCTGCCATGATCCCGCCGGGACATGCATCCGTGCACCTCCGGCGGCGTGGAAAATTCCAATTCTAACCATAAACAACTAAAATGTATGGCAACAGTAAAAGTCAAGCTCAGGGAATCGACGGTCGGTGGGAAAGCGGGAGTAATATATTACCAGCTTTGCCATCGGCGCAAATCACAGCAGGTAACTACCTCCATGCGTCTCCAGCCCCGGCAGTGGGATGCAAGGCGCGGGTGTGTCATCACGCCCCTTTCGGGCGAAGCCCATGCGTTGCTGTCCGTGCAGCAGCGGATCGACCGTGATTTGTGTCTGTTGCATACGATCATCCGGGATTTCGAATTCCGGCAGGAGGGGTACTCGCTCAGGGATGTTGTCGATCGGTTTCGCAAGTCCCGGCGGAGCACCGTGCTCGCCTATGTCGAAACGCAGGCCGCAAGGCTCGAGGCGAACGGGAAGTTGGGGACGGCGCGCAACTACCGGCGGACACTCGGGAGTTTCTCCGATTTCCTGGGCGGACGGGACATTCCCTTTTCGCTCGTCGATGAACGGCTTGTGGGGCAGTATGACGACTGGCTCCGGCGCCGGGGCGTTGTCCGCAATACCGTCTCGTTTTATATGCGGATATTGCGTGCGGTCTATAATAGGGCCGTGAAGGAGGATGTCGTGCCACAGGCCGATCCTTTCCGGCATGTGTACACCGGTGTCGACCAGACCTGCAAGCGTGCTGTCGGCGAGGATGTCGTCGTGCGGCTCCGGCAGCTGGATCTGACACATTCCCCGTCCCTGGCATTGGCCCGGGATATTTTTATTTTCAGTTATTGTACGCGCGGGATGGCATTCGTGGACATTGCCTTCCTGAGGAATCAGGATATCGTCGGGGATACGATCCGTTATGTTCGCCGCAAGACCGGGCAGCGCCTCGTTATCCGTATCGAGCCCTGCATCGCGAAGCTTATCGGGCGCTATGCCGGTGCAGGGCGCATATCCGGCTATGTTTTTCCGCTGCTCAGTTCGGACGATCCGGTCAGGGCGTTTTCCCAATACCGTACGGCCCTTGACTATTATAATCGTCGGTTGAAAAAGCTGTCCGGTTTGCTGGGGCTCGAAGTCCCGCTCTCCTCCTATACCTCGCGGCATACGTGGGCGACTGCTGCCCGGAACCATAACATTC
This Alistipes onderdonkii DNA region includes the following protein-coding sequences:
- a CDS encoding YeiH family protein; this encodes MKKWMEQFRVEDWVVVWVSIPLLVLAAVAPSALPKVPATLLGGAAWSNIACLFAIVLVVLYAGCLMLRRPLRGLLASLVVVFAVSLLAQIVAKIPSVSYYGFESVFFSVLFGLLIRNVWHVPAWLKPAIQGEFYIKIGVVCLGATILFSDVMKSGVFGLVQACLVVAVVWFFAFRLSRRMKVDERSAMILSSGVSICGVSACITAARVAGGDDRKLSYIVSLVLIVVVPMIYLMPWLAHVILPHIFDDPHVVQEVAGAWIGGTIDTTSGVAASSMIVGEVANQHAVIIKAAQNVLIGVVAFFIALYLSTRRGDKTGQAPSLGIVWEKFPKFIIGFVAASLVFSLLQGNGLFTADAKGKLAEPGVAKMFSTVFFSLAFVCVGLDTRLKDIVSRENRNLLWAFLAAQTFNIVVTLLIALVLFGVLKPMLG
- a CDS encoding site-specific integrase, giving the protein MATVKVKLRESTVGGKAGVIYYQLCHRRKSQQVTTSMRLQPRQWDARRGCVITPLSGEAHALLSVQQRIDRDLCLLHTIIRDFEFRQEGYSLRDVVDRFRKSRRSTVLAYVETQAARLEANGKLGTARNYRRTLGSFSDFLGGRDIPFSLVDERLVGQYDDWLRRRGVVRNTVSFYMRILRAVYNRAVKEDVVPQADPFRHVYTGVDQTCKRAVGEDVVVRLRQLDLTHSPSLALARDIFIFSYCTRGMAFVDIAFLRNQDIVGDTIRYVRRKTGQRLVIRIEPCIAKLIGRYAGAGRISGYVFPLLSSDDPVRAFSQYRTALDYYNRRLKKLSGLLGLEVPLSSYTSRHTWATAARNHNIPLSVISAGMGHASEKTTQIYLASLENSVIDQANRSLIASLYV
- a CDS encoding ABC transporter ATP-binding protein, with translation MLKVENLKKVFRTEEIETIALNGVTFEVKEGEFVAVMGPSGCGKSTLLNILGLLDNPTSGSYTLLDHEVAGFKEKDRTKFRKGNIGFVFQSFNLIDELNVFENVELPLIYMRVKASERKRRVNEILSRMNISHRAEHFPQQLSGGQQQRVAIARAVVSNPKLILADEPTGNLDSKNGREVMELLSELNREGTTVIMVTHSQHDSTYAHRVLHLFDGELVKDLANKL
- a CDS encoding porin, whose translation is MRMILPVLLLLGVIGAARAQQPDTQSATASVEELSAEIAALKAKTSTWDKVLAALPKISGYVQTGYEWSDNSSTFFIKRVRLNLAGAIAPKLDYRVQIEFASPKIVDAYLCYKPFDELNVQLGEYKLPFSIENTDYVPLRYEFIEYPLSLRKLMGFNDLCGLSATGRDMGAQLFGGFFKRDGYSILNYNFGVFNGEGLNVKDKNKSKDIVARLTVKPVAGLQFAGSYYWGEYGEDYLKRIRYGAGACYDYGRLVLRGEYICGTTGGLDSEGWYAVAGWRVARTLLPTVRYDTFLEDCSRGSSRQTNYTAGLTWQPVKYLRCQLDYTYEDFAARGVAGRNVVALMLSGIF
- a CDS encoding ABC transporter permease, translated to MKIAFRNFLTTLRRYKISSLLNVIGLTLAFTAFYVIMTQVWWELGYNRSLHEADRIYLVENEDWYEPGKWSSWLNRPVPERVIASTAGVEVGGCMWGGFGSGTCWTSNEPSFGYNKFSASCGSVSLPFLDVFAFRSVEGDVHDLGKPKSVIVSREAAERMRVGVGSLIWVDTDEPQPDGAMEVVAVFEDFPDNSLLGECEVVKNLGETNLYTTSEWSFNYFVKFRPGADPDEFARQWTNVNQEMQREAAEKRAAAGDAADDDDESGIYGVRLSPVSELYFESDSQAPCRQGSVVTTYTLLGIAVLVIVLAFINFVNFFFALVPVRIRTVNTFKVFGAPASSLRFNFVFEAFGLVLIALLAAWYVSFALQGTEFASYISASLALSQNLEVVGLVAVVAFVMALAASLYPAWYITSFAPALVVKGSFGGTRSGRRLRTLLLGVQFFISIGLIIATSFIRLQHDYMMHYDMGFDKENLLAVRLSERGAASYDALRQKLLSDPQVKDVTGATSRLVSVGRMGWGREFKGRQVAFQSYVVQPDFLRVMGIPITDGRDFLESDFDKELGTMIFNEAARREFEMQVGDRINGFVSPDEQIVGFCADFNFKPLQYGVSPFCFYLLPKKIQQENYWHLPHVVYVRMTPGADIAAVTAHIRRCIAEVDPRTEPGDIVVRVFDEELGLEYDNERKLTAIVGLFALLAVVIALMGVFGLVLFETQHRRREIAVRRVMGASRGEILAMFNRRYVMLVAVCFVLAVPVSIWAVRHWLAGFAYAVPLYWWVFALALAGVLAVTALTVTVRSWRAVNENPAESVKSE